From one Catenuloplanes nepalensis genomic stretch:
- a CDS encoding aspartate-semialdehyde dehydrogenase, producing MGRPTLAVVGATGAVGTVMCELLSSRKDVWGEIRLIASARSRGRLVSVRGEELEVQALTPEIFDGVDVAMFDVPSDVAVEWAPVAAARGAVVVDNSGAFRMDRDVPLVVPEINPEQARNRPRNIIANANCTTLTLVVMLAPLHREYGLRELVLATYQAVSGAGQAGVDILHDQISKVAGDRALGTRSGNVRQSVGDDLGPFPAPMALNVVPWAGSLLDLGWSSEELKVRGETRKILGLPDLKVSATCVRVPVVTGHSIAVHAVFASELDAEGARQVLRNAPSVILVDDPASGEFPMPIDAVGTDPAWVGRIRRSMDDPRALDLFVTGDNLRKGAALNTVQVAELLAKEFNPGPSSSR from the coding sequence ATGGGGCGGCCCACCCTCGCCGTCGTCGGTGCCACCGGCGCCGTCGGCACCGTCATGTGCGAGCTGCTGTCGTCCCGCAAGGACGTGTGGGGCGAGATCCGCCTGATCGCCTCCGCCCGCTCGCGCGGCCGGCTCGTCTCCGTCCGCGGCGAGGAGCTGGAGGTCCAGGCGCTCACCCCCGAGATCTTCGACGGCGTCGACGTCGCCATGTTCGACGTCCCCTCCGACGTGGCCGTCGAGTGGGCACCGGTCGCGGCCGCCCGCGGCGCCGTCGTCGTCGACAACTCCGGCGCGTTCCGGATGGACCGCGACGTGCCGCTGGTCGTCCCGGAGATCAACCCCGAGCAGGCCCGCAACCGCCCGCGCAACATCATCGCGAACGCGAACTGCACCACGCTCACCCTGGTGGTCATGCTCGCACCGCTGCACCGGGAGTACGGTCTGCGCGAGCTGGTGCTGGCCACCTACCAGGCCGTCTCCGGCGCCGGCCAGGCCGGCGTCGACATCCTCCACGACCAGATCTCCAAGGTCGCCGGCGACCGCGCGCTCGGCACCCGCTCCGGCAACGTCCGCCAGTCCGTCGGCGACGACCTCGGCCCGTTCCCCGCGCCGATGGCGCTCAACGTGGTGCCGTGGGCCGGATCGCTGCTGGACCTGGGCTGGTCGTCCGAGGAGCTGAAGGTCCGCGGCGAGACCCGCAAGATCCTTGGCCTGCCCGACCTGAAGGTCTCCGCCACCTGCGTCCGCGTCCCGGTCGTCACCGGTCACTCCATCGCCGTCCACGCGGTCTTCGCCTCGGAGCTGGACGCCGAGGGCGCCCGCCAGGTCCTCCGCAACGCCCCCAGCGTCATCCTCGTCGACGACCCCGCCTCCGGCGAGTTCCCCATGCCCATCGACGCCGTCGGCACCGACCCCGCCTGGGTCGGCCGCATCCGCCGCTCCATGGACGACCCACGCGCCCTCGACCTCTTCGTCACCGGCGACAACCTCCGCAAGGGCGCCGCCCTCAACACCGTCCAGGTCGCCGAACTGCTGGCCAAGGAGTTCAATCCCGGCCCTTCCTCGTCCCGCTGA
- a CDS encoding DUF397 domain-containing protein, with the protein MDNGRGRVGWRKSSYSSTLNCVEFLGPLSGDVTVRDSKSRSGARLQFSRPAWAAFIASLSDGRTGFDQAPSAS; encoded by the coding sequence ATGGATAACGGACGCGGTCGGGTCGGATGGCGGAAGAGCTCGTACAGCTCCACCCTCAACTGCGTCGAGTTTCTGGGTCCGCTGTCGGGTGATGTCACGGTTCGGGACTCGAAGAGTCGTTCCGGTGCGCGCCTACAGTTCTCGCGTCCCGCTTGGGCCGCCTTCATCGCATCGCTCAGCGATGGACGGACCGGATTTGATCAAGCTCCTTCGGCTAGTTGA
- a CDS encoding helix-turn-helix domain-containing protein, giving the protein MGINRSEWRKASGTGRTMRGTDVPGESPAVHRRRLRVALRDLREERGLSAREVAAALGWQPLSKLLRIERGMVDISVMDLCVLLHHYDVTDASWVDELIALAGHARRDLYDQFRGVLPSDYLYYLQYESAASVFRSFEPSLVPGFLQTREYAENVFKARTPIDSDTGLEQKVELRMERQKLLSRPDGFRAVFIIDEAVLHHRIGGRDGMLRQLGHLRTMSTRPNVDLRVIPFGYGAHLGLWGSFVVLEFPSPNNNELVFVEHQAGVETIDGRAALAASYVERFWALEDCCAPPEEGGDIIDRAINQLAEGA; this is encoded by the coding sequence ATGGGCATCAATAGGAGTGAGTGGCGGAAGGCGTCCGGGACGGGGAGAACCATGCGGGGTACGGATGTGCCGGGAGAAAGCCCAGCTGTTCACCGCCGGCGCCTGCGAGTCGCCCTCCGGGATCTCCGCGAGGAGCGCGGGCTGTCGGCACGTGAGGTGGCCGCAGCGCTCGGCTGGCAGCCCCTGTCGAAGCTCCTGCGGATCGAACGCGGAATGGTCGACATCTCCGTCATGGACCTCTGCGTGCTGCTTCATCACTACGACGTCACCGACGCCTCCTGGGTCGATGAACTCATCGCTCTCGCCGGCCATGCCCGTCGGGACCTGTACGACCAGTTTCGGGGCGTACTTCCCTCCGACTACCTCTACTACCTTCAGTACGAGAGCGCCGCGTCGGTCTTTCGGTCCTTCGAGCCTTCGTTAGTCCCCGGATTCCTGCAGACCAGGGAGTATGCAGAGAACGTTTTCAAGGCTCGCACGCCCATCGACTCCGATACAGGACTCGAGCAGAAGGTCGAGCTTCGGATGGAGCGGCAGAAACTATTGAGCCGCCCGGACGGATTCCGAGCAGTATTCATAATCGATGAAGCCGTTCTGCATCACCGCATCGGGGGACGAGACGGAATGCTGCGTCAGCTCGGACATCTCCGCACGATGAGCACTCGACCCAACGTGGACCTGCGGGTGATCCCCTTCGGTTACGGCGCGCATCTGGGGCTGTGGGGCAGCTTCGTCGTCCTGGAGTTCCCCTCCCCCAACAACAATGAGCTCGTCTTCGTGGAACACCAGGCAGGGGTGGAGACAATCGATGGCCGAGCCGCTCTCGCCGCGTCCTACGTCGAGCGCTTCTGGGCGCTGGAGGACTGCTGCGCCCCTCCGGAGGAGGGCGGTGACATCATCGATCGAGCTATCAATCAACTAGCCGAAGGAGCTTGA
- a CDS encoding HNH endonuclease family protein yields MAAAAAAATMAMAGCQVEGGGEGPGTGATADPGTGAADAAARLEELAVAKAGSMSGYSREKFPHWRDTGENCDMRDTILQRDGEDIKLSGCNVTDGRWYSVYDGQTYDDPGKVDIDHMVPLANAWRSGASKWSNEQRGDFANDEERPQLIAVSASQNRAKGDQDPSTWKPSVRDYWCQYAQDWITVKHHWKLSITSAEKEALGDMLATC; encoded by the coding sequence ATGGCTGCGGCTGCCGCTGCGGCGACGATGGCGATGGCGGGCTGCCAGGTGGAGGGCGGGGGCGAGGGACCCGGGACCGGGGCCACGGCCGATCCGGGGACGGGGGCCGCGGACGCGGCTGCCCGGCTCGAGGAGCTGGCGGTGGCGAAGGCCGGGTCGATGAGTGGCTACAGCCGGGAGAAGTTTCCGCACTGGCGGGACACCGGCGAGAACTGCGACATGCGGGACACGATTCTGCAGCGCGACGGCGAGGACATCAAGCTGAGCGGCTGCAACGTGACCGACGGCCGGTGGTACAGCGTCTATGACGGGCAGACGTACGACGACCCGGGCAAGGTGGACATCGACCACATGGTGCCGCTGGCGAACGCGTGGCGGTCGGGCGCGAGCAAGTGGTCGAACGAACAGCGTGGTGACTTCGCCAACGATGAGGAGCGGCCGCAGCTGATCGCGGTTTCGGCGTCGCAGAACCGGGCAAAGGGTGACCAGGATCCGTCGACCTGGAAGCCGTCCGTGCGTGACTACTGGTGTCAGTACGCGCAGGACTGGATCACGGTGAAGCACCACTGGAAGCTGTCGATCACGAGCGCGGAGAAGGAGGCGCTCGGCGACATGCTGGCGACCTGCTGA
- a CDS encoding ABC transporter ATP-binding protein, translated as MSTPLLEVSGLQKHFPITAGLLRRQVAAVRAVDGIDLTVHKGETLGLVGESGCGKSTAGRLITRILEPTAGKVTFDGRDITHIKGGGLRGLRQDIQMIFQDPYSSLNPRHTVGTIVAAPLQIQKIPTPQGEKKAVQELLEMVGLNPEHYNRYPHEFSGGQRQRIGIARALALKPKMIVADEPVSALDVSIQAQVVNLLDDLQRELDLTYLFIAHDLSVVRHISDRVAVMYLGKVVEVAPRDALYAHPRHPYTVALMSAVPVPDPSRRDKAQRERVLLTGDVPSPIDPPSGCRFRTRCWKAQDVCATEEPPLAVLADGHQVACHFPVSDEEQHASGSGRSAAAAAAAAVATVETVGTVDKE; from the coding sequence GTGAGTACTCCCCTTCTTGAGGTCTCCGGCCTGCAGAAGCACTTTCCGATCACGGCCGGTCTGCTGCGCCGTCAGGTCGCGGCGGTCCGCGCGGTGGACGGCATCGACCTGACCGTGCACAAGGGCGAGACGCTCGGCCTGGTCGGCGAGTCCGGCTGCGGCAAGTCCACGGCCGGGCGCCTGATCACCAGGATCCTGGAGCCGACCGCCGGCAAGGTCACGTTCGACGGGCGGGACATCACACACATCAAGGGCGGTGGCCTCCGCGGCCTGCGCCAGGACATCCAGATGATCTTCCAGGACCCGTACTCGTCGCTGAACCCGCGGCACACGGTCGGCACGATCGTCGCGGCACCGCTGCAGATCCAGAAGATCCCGACGCCGCAGGGTGAGAAGAAGGCGGTCCAGGAGCTGCTGGAGATGGTCGGGCTCAACCCCGAGCACTACAACCGCTACCCGCACGAGTTCTCCGGCGGTCAGCGGCAGCGCATCGGCATCGCCCGCGCGCTGGCGCTCAAGCCGAAGATGATCGTCGCGGACGAGCCGGTCTCCGCGCTGGACGTCTCCATCCAGGCCCAGGTCGTCAACCTCCTCGACGACCTCCAGCGCGAGCTGGACCTGACCTACCTGTTCATCGCGCACGACCTGTCCGTGGTGCGGCACATCTCCGACCGGGTCGCGGTCATGTACCTCGGCAAGGTGGTCGAGGTGGCGCCGCGCGACGCGTTGTACGCGCACCCGCGGCACCCGTACACGGTCGCGCTGATGTCGGCCGTGCCGGTGCCGGACCCGTCCCGGCGGGACAAGGCCCAGCGCGAGCGCGTGCTGCTCACCGGCGACGTGCCGAGCCCGATCGACCCGCCGTCCGGCTGCCGGTTCCGTACCCGCTGCTGGAAGGCCCAGGACGTGTGCGCGACCGAGGAGCCGCCGCTGGCCGTGCTCGCCGACGGCCACCAGGTCGCCTGCCACTTCCCGGTCAGCGACGAGGAGCAGCACGCCTCCGGCAGCGGCCGGTCCGCAGCCGCGGCCGCTGCCGCCGCGGTGGCCACCGTCGAGACCGTCGGAACCGTCGACAAGGAGTGA
- a CDS encoding ABC transporter ATP-binding protein, whose translation MTTSVPVTEIGPADISPPKSFLEVRDLRVQFATDDGIVKSVDGVSFALERGRTLGIVGESGSGKSVTSLAILGLHRTRSNATVGGEIWLDGEELIKADDERVRRLRGRKMSMIFQDPLSAMHPYYTIGQQIVEAYRIHHGGSKKAAKQRAIDMLARVGIPQPARRVDDYPHQFSGGMRQRAMIAMSLVNNPELLIADEPTTALDVTVQAQILDLIRDLQEEFGSAVIMITHDLGVVAELADDILVMYGGKAVERGPAETVFRSPEHPYTWGLLGSMPRLDREVRDRLNPIKGTPPSLINLPSGCSFHPRCPYAGRNGDRSFTERPELTGSTHAVACHMPAELRREIFTQEVSPNL comes from the coding sequence ATGACCACATCTGTGCCCGTCACCGAGATCGGCCCGGCCGACATCTCACCGCCCAAGTCCTTCCTCGAGGTGCGCGACCTGCGCGTGCAGTTCGCGACGGACGACGGCATCGTCAAGTCCGTGGACGGCGTCTCGTTCGCGCTGGAGCGCGGCCGGACGCTCGGCATCGTCGGCGAGTCCGGTTCCGGCAAGAGCGTGACCAGCCTGGCGATCCTCGGCCTGCACCGCACGCGCAGCAACGCCACGGTCGGCGGCGAGATCTGGCTCGACGGCGAAGAGCTGATCAAGGCCGACGACGAGCGGGTACGCCGGCTGCGCGGCCGGAAGATGTCGATGATCTTCCAGGACCCGCTGTCCGCGATGCACCCGTACTACACGATCGGCCAGCAGATCGTGGAGGCGTACCGGATCCACCACGGCGGCAGCAAGAAGGCCGCCAAGCAGCGTGCGATCGACATGCTGGCCCGGGTCGGCATCCCGCAGCCCGCCCGCCGCGTCGACGACTACCCGCACCAGTTCTCCGGCGGCATGCGGCAGCGCGCGATGATCGCGATGTCGCTGGTCAACAACCCGGAGCTGCTGATCGCGGACGAGCCGACCACCGCGCTCGACGTGACCGTGCAGGCGCAGATCCTCGACCTGATCCGGGACCTGCAGGAGGAGTTCGGCTCCGCGGTCATCATGATCACGCACGACCTGGGCGTGGTGGCGGAGCTGGCCGACGACATCCTGGTCATGTACGGCGGGAAGGCGGTCGAGCGCGGACCGGCCGAGACCGTCTTCCGCAGCCCGGAGCACCCGTACACCTGGGGTCTGCTCGGCTCCATGCCCCGGCTGGACCGCGAGGTCAGGGACAGGCTCAACCCCATCAAGGGTACGCCGCCGTCGCTGATCAACCTGCCGTCCGGCTGCTCCTTCCACCCGCGCTGCCCGTACGCGGGCCGCAACGGCGACCGTTCGTTCACCGAGCGCCCCGAGTTGACCGGCTCGACGCACGCGGTCGCCTGCCACATGCCGGCCGAGCTGCGCCGCGAGATCTTCACCCAGGAAGTGAGCCCGAACCTGTGA
- a CDS encoding ABC transporter permease, protein MFAYVVRRLVNVVFTLLVITLVTFGVFFLVPKLTGSDPALLYVGKTADPVALEGIRTKLGLDDPIHVQYGKFLQGLVMGRDYDNGPDVTHCNAPCFGYSFKTDQEVWPYLIDRLPVTLSLALGAAILWVIGGIGAGVISALRKGRPADRIVMTTALAGVSLPIYFTGLVSAAIFSYWLGWLPPPGYVDFVVNPAEWALNLILPWITLAFLFAATYARLTRANMLETLSEDYIRTARAKGLRERDVVGKHALRSGLTPLITVFGLDLGSLLGGAILTETTFNLRGLGEATLTSIRQNDLPIILGVTLFAAFFIVIANLVVDLLYAAVDPRVRLS, encoded by the coding sequence GTGTTCGCTTACGTCGTTCGGCGACTGGTCAACGTCGTCTTCACGCTGCTGGTCATCACGCTGGTGACCTTCGGCGTCTTCTTCCTGGTGCCGAAGCTGACCGGCAGTGATCCCGCCCTGCTGTACGTCGGCAAGACGGCGGACCCGGTCGCGCTGGAGGGCATCCGGACGAAGCTGGGTCTCGACGACCCGATCCACGTGCAGTACGGCAAGTTCCTGCAGGGCCTGGTGATGGGCCGGGACTACGACAACGGCCCGGACGTCACGCACTGCAACGCCCCCTGCTTCGGCTACTCGTTCAAGACCGATCAGGAGGTGTGGCCGTACCTGATCGACCGCCTTCCGGTCACGCTCTCGCTGGCGCTGGGCGCCGCGATCCTCTGGGTGATCGGCGGCATCGGCGCGGGCGTCATCTCGGCGCTGCGCAAGGGCCGCCCCGCCGACCGGATCGTGATGACGACCGCGCTCGCCGGCGTCTCGCTCCCCATCTACTTCACCGGCCTGGTCTCCGCCGCGATCTTCAGTTACTGGCTGGGCTGGCTGCCGCCGCCCGGGTACGTCGACTTCGTGGTCAACCCGGCCGAGTGGGCGCTCAACCTGATCCTCCCGTGGATCACGCTGGCCTTCCTGTTCGCCGCGACCTACGCCCGTCTCACCCGGGCGAACATGCTGGAGACGCTGAGCGAGGACTACATCCGCACCGCGCGCGCCAAGGGCCTGCGCGAGCGCGACGTGGTCGGCAAGCACGCGCTGCGCTCCGGCCTCACGCCGCTGATCACCGTCTTCGGACTGGACCTCGGCAGCCTCCTCGGCGGCGCCATCCTGACCGAGACCACGTTCAACCTCCGCGGACTGGGCGAGGCCACGCTGACCTCGATCCGGCAGAACGACCTGCCGATCATCCTCGGCGTCACGCTGTTCGCCGCGTTCTTCATCGTCATCGCCAACCTGGTCGTCGACCTGCTCTACGCCGCTGTCGACCCGCGCGTCCGGCTGAGCTGA
- a CDS encoding ABC transporter substrate-binding protein: MSSKRKVMVAATAVVALGLTACGNSGASNSSNGGAKNAQNAALTEVLNVSDKKGGTLELWSSQDVDSLDPARGYYAFVWNLNRLYTRTLVSYDAKPGDAGMKLVPDLATAEAVLSNDGKTYTYTLRDNVKFDDGTPVTSKDVKYGIERIFAQDVVSGGPVYLIEQLDQGQKYPGPYKDSDPNKLGLKSVETPDDKTIVFNLKQPYADFPYLLAMPGAGPVPAARDTGAQYGTKPASSGPYKIESYAPGKAIKWTRNEHWDQASDPLRKALPDAINMTITTNADDMDQRLIAGTADADAAQTGVQAAARTKILQDETLRANSDTPTTGFIRYAAMSTSVAPFDNVDCRKAVMLASDPTSLQTARGGPIAGGDIGLNMLPPNIPGSEAEYDPYNRKQGAPQVDAAKQALAACGQPNGFSTKIAVRNNKPAEVKTAEALQAALKAVGIDAAIDQIDGAQASSITGSPTVVKQKGYGLIISGWAADYPSGAGYLQPLVDSRYILQNGNFNFAEIKDPSIDALFDQAKTVPPAEAAAIYTQINHKVMEGAYILPFVVDKALNYRNPRLTNVYIHQFWGMYDFQALGVTS; encoded by the coding sequence GTGTCTAGTAAGAGGAAGGTGATGGTCGCCGCTACGGCGGTCGTCGCCCTGGGACTCACCGCTTGCGGTAACAGCGGCGCGTCGAACTCGTCGAACGGTGGTGCCAAGAACGCGCAGAACGCCGCGCTGACCGAGGTGCTGAACGTCTCCGACAAGAAGGGCGGCACCCTCGAGCTGTGGAGCTCGCAGGACGTCGACAGCCTCGACCCCGCCCGTGGCTACTACGCGTTCGTGTGGAACCTGAACCGGCTCTACACCCGCACGCTCGTGTCCTACGACGCGAAGCCGGGCGACGCCGGCATGAAGCTGGTGCCGGACCTGGCCACGGCCGAGGCCGTGCTCAGCAATGACGGCAAGACCTACACCTACACGCTTCGCGACAACGTGAAGTTCGACGACGGTACGCCGGTCACGTCGAAGGACGTCAAGTACGGCATCGAGCGCATCTTCGCGCAGGACGTCGTCTCCGGCGGCCCGGTCTACCTGATCGAGCAGCTCGACCAGGGCCAGAAGTACCCCGGCCCGTACAAGGACTCGGACCCGAACAAGCTGGGCCTGAAGTCGGTGGAGACGCCGGACGACAAGACCATCGTCTTCAACCTGAAGCAGCCGTACGCGGACTTCCCGTACCTGCTGGCGATGCCGGGCGCGGGCCCGGTGCCGGCCGCCCGGGACACCGGCGCGCAGTACGGCACGAAGCCGGCCTCGTCCGGCCCGTACAAGATCGAGTCCTACGCGCCGGGCAAGGCGATCAAGTGGACCCGTAACGAGCACTGGGACCAGGCCTCGGACCCGCTGCGCAAGGCGCTGCCGGACGCGATCAACATGACGATCACGACCAACGCCGACGACATGGACCAGCGCCTGATCGCCGGCACCGCCGACGCCGACGCCGCGCAGACCGGTGTGCAGGCCGCGGCCCGCACCAAGATCCTGCAGGACGAGACGCTGAGGGCGAACTCGGACACCCCGACCACCGGCTTCATCCGGTACGCCGCGATGTCCACCAGCGTGGCGCCGTTCGACAACGTCGACTGCCGCAAGGCCGTCATGCTCGCCTCGGACCCGACCTCGCTGCAGACCGCGCGCGGTGGCCCGATCGCGGGTGGCGACATCGGCCTCAACATGCTCCCGCCGAACATCCCGGGCTCGGAGGCGGAGTACGACCCGTACAACCGCAAGCAGGGTGCGCCGCAGGTGGACGCCGCCAAGCAGGCGCTCGCCGCGTGTGGCCAGCCGAACGGCTTCTCCACCAAGATCGCCGTCCGGAACAACAAGCCGGCCGAGGTCAAGACCGCCGAGGCGCTGCAGGCCGCGCTGAAGGCCGTCGGCATCGACGCCGCGATCGACCAGATCGACGGTGCGCAGGCCAGCTCGATCACCGGCTCGCCGACCGTGGTGAAGCAGAAGGGCTACGGCCTGATCATCTCCGGCTGGGCGGCGGACTACCCGTCGGGCGCCGGTTACCTGCAGCCGCTGGTCGACAGCCGCTACATCCTGCAGAACGGCAACTTCAACTTCGCCGAGATCAAGGACCCGTCGATCGACGCGCTGTTCGACCAGGCCAAGACGGTTCCGCCGGCCGAGGCCGCCGCGATCTACACGCAGATCAACCACAAGGTCATGGAGGGCGCGTACATCCTGCCCTTCGTCGTCGACAAGGCCCTCAACTACCGCAACCCGCGCCTGACCAACGTCTACATCCACCAGTTCTGGGGCATGTACGACTTCCAGGCGCTCGGCGTCACCAGCTGA
- a CDS encoding ABC transporter permease — translation MVSGPGASLSEESTHDVADPAEGAASTSGKAIEGRSLRQIAWRRFKRDKVAMAGGGFVIFLVLVAFLASPIVKLIGHPIDAFNNNLIDPTLGLPIGPFGGISGEHWLGVEPTSGRDIFSRVIYGAQTSIFVAFLAAAVSTVIGSILGLAAGFVGGWVDAVISRVMDFLLAFPQLLFSIALVSVLPDTFFGLDGRWSRMSVLIGVIGFFGWPYIGRIVRGQVLSLREREFVEASRSLGARTGRILFRELLPNLAAPILVYTTLIIPTNIITEASLSFLGVGIEAPNPSWGGMLYDAKSYYQSDPTYMIIPGVCIFITVLAFNLFGDGLRDALDPKAH, via the coding sequence ATGGTCAGTGGACCGGGCGCGTCCCTCTCGGAGGAGTCGACGCACGACGTCGCCGATCCGGCTGAAGGTGCTGCCAGCACGAGCGGCAAGGCCATCGAGGGGCGTTCGCTGCGCCAGATCGCATGGCGGCGGTTCAAGCGTGACAAGGTCGCGATGGCGGGCGGTGGCTTCGTCATCTTCCTGGTGCTCGTCGCGTTCCTCGCTTCCCCGATCGTCAAGCTGATCGGCCACCCGATCGATGCCTTCAACAACAACCTGATCGACCCGACGCTGGGTCTGCCGATCGGCCCGTTCGGCGGCATCAGCGGCGAGCACTGGCTGGGCGTCGAGCCGACCTCCGGCCGCGACATCTTCAGCCGCGTCATCTACGGCGCGCAGACCTCCATCTTCGTGGCGTTCCTGGCCGCGGCGGTGTCCACCGTGATCGGCTCGATCCTGGGCCTGGCGGCCGGCTTCGTGGGCGGCTGGGTCGACGCGGTGATCAGCCGGGTGATGGACTTCCTGCTGGCGTTCCCGCAGCTGCTGTTCTCCATCGCGCTGGTCTCGGTGCTGCCGGACACGTTCTTCGGCCTGGACGGGCGCTGGTCGCGGATGTCCGTGCTGATCGGCGTGATCGGCTTCTTCGGCTGGCCGTACATCGGGCGAATCGTTCGTGGCCAGGTGTTGTCGCTGCGCGAGCGTGAGTTCGTCGAGGCGTCGCGGAGTCTGGGCGCTCGGACCGGGCGGATCCTGTTCCGGGAGCTGCTGCCGAACCTGGCCGCGCCGATCCTGGTCTACACCACGCTGATCATCCCGACGAACATCATCACCGAGGCGTCGCTCAGCTTCCTCGGCGTGGGCATCGAGGCGCCCAACCCCTCCTGGGGCGGCATGCTCTACGACGCCAAGAGCTACTACCAGTCGGACCCGACGTACATGATCATTCCCGGCGTGTGCATCTTCATCACCGTGCTGGCCTTCAACCTGTTCGGCGACGGACTCCGCGACGCCCTGGACCCCAAGGCTCACTGA
- the recR gene encoding recombination mediator RecR yields MYEGAIQDLIDELGRLPGVGPKSAQRIAFHILSSDTADVARLAAALRKVKESVRFCTVCYNVAEEEQCRICRDPRRGNEVLCVVEEPKDVVAIERTGEFRGRYHVLGGAINPLEGIGPDNLKIRELLIRLGNGDVKELILATDPNTEGEATATYLALMVKPMGIAVTRLASGLPVGGDLEYADEITLGRAFEGRRAV; encoded by the coding sequence ATGTACGAGGGTGCCATTCAGGATCTGATCGACGAGCTGGGACGCCTGCCCGGCGTGGGTCCGAAGAGCGCCCAGCGGATCGCGTTCCACATTCTGTCCTCGGACACGGCGGACGTGGCGCGGCTGGCGGCGGCGCTGCGGAAGGTCAAGGAGTCGGTGCGCTTCTGCACGGTCTGTTACAACGTGGCCGAGGAGGAGCAGTGCCGGATCTGCCGCGACCCGCGTCGCGGCAACGAGGTGCTGTGCGTGGTCGAGGAGCCGAAGGACGTGGTGGCGATCGAGCGGACCGGCGAGTTCCGCGGTCGCTACCACGTGCTCGGCGGCGCGATCAATCCGCTGGAGGGGATCGGGCCGGACAACCTGAAGATCCGCGAGCTGCTGATCCGGCTGGGGAACGGGGACGTCAAGGAGTTGATCCTGGCGACGGACCCGAACACCGAGGGCGAGGCGACCGCGACGTACCTCGCGCTGATGGTGAAGCCGATGGGGATCGCGGTGACGCGCCTGGCCAGTGGGTTGCCGGTGGGTGGCGACCTGGAGTACGCGGATGAGATCACTCTGGGCAGGGCGTTCGAGGGGCGTCGCGCGGTGTAA
- a CDS encoding YbaB/EbfC family nucleoid-associated protein, protein MQQLMKQAAKLQQAAQAAQEELAEAEVTGTAGGGLVTVVMAGTGEVRSVKIDPKVIDPDDAETLEDAVLAALHNAAEAVRALTEEKMGPVTGGLGGLGMGF, encoded by the coding sequence ATGCAGCAGTTGATGAAGCAGGCGGCGAAGTTGCAGCAGGCGGCGCAGGCCGCGCAGGAGGAGCTGGCGGAGGCCGAGGTCACCGGCACGGCCGGCGGCGGGCTGGTGACGGTCGTGATGGCCGGGACCGGCGAGGTGCGGTCCGTGAAGATCGACCCGAAGGTGATCGATCCGGACGACGCGGAGACGCTGGAGGACGCGGTGCTGGCGGCGCTGCACAACGCGGCCGAGGCGGTGCGCGCGCTGACCGAGGAGAAGATGGGCCCGGTCACGGGCGGGCTCGGCGGACTCGGCATGGGGTTCTGA